Proteins encoded together in one Vigna angularis cultivar LongXiaoDou No.4 chromosome 5, ASM1680809v1, whole genome shotgun sequence window:
- the LOC108319130 gene encoding uncharacterized mitochondrial protein AtMg00860-like, producing MSKCEFWMQEVKFLGHVISSQGIAVDPTKVEVVLQWERPKTITEIRSFVGLAGYYKRFIESFSRIVAPLTQLTRKDQPFVWTDKCEKSFLELKQKLTSAPVLVIPEPSKKFEVYCDASHQGLGCVLMQEIRVVAYASRQLKTHEKNYPTHDLE from the coding sequence ATGTCAAAATGCGAGTTTTGGATGCAAGAAGTGAAATTCTTAGGACATGTTATATCATCTCAAGGCATAGCAGTGGATCCAACAAAAGTTGAAGTAGTGTTGCAGTGGGAAAGACCGAAGACTATAACAGAAATAAGGAGTTTTGTGGGATTAGCTGGCTACTATAAAAGGTTTATAGAGAGTTTCTCTAGAATAGTAGCGCCTTTAACACAACTAACTCGTAAAGATCAACCTTTTGTCTGGACGGATAAATGTGAGAAGAGTTTTTTGGAGCTGAAGCAAAAGCTAACTAGTGCACCGGTTTTGGTAATCCCTGAACCAAGTAaaaagtttgaagtttattGTGATGCTTCTCATCAGGGATTAGGTTGTGTGCTCATGCAAGAAATAAGAGTGGTGGCATATGCTTCAAGACAATTAAAGACTCATGAGAAGAACTATCCTACTCATGATTTGGAATAG